AATGTGGCAGAAGTATCTTGATAGCAAATAAGTATATAGTCAGGACTTCAGCTATAAAAAAATGTGCTACGATCACCAAATAATGTTCATCAAAAGAGGTCATCATCTATGGAATCGCTAATAATAAATAAAATTTTAGAAAGAGTTAAAGGTTTTCTACAAAAAACCTATCAGGAGAATTTGGATAAAGTTATCTTGTTTGGTTCTCGTGCTAGAGGTGATCATCATTCTGATTCTGATGTAGATATTTTAATTGTGTTAAAAGAACCCTTTAACTATTCTCAAGAAATCGAAAAAACTAGCATTTTTCTTTCAGAATTATCTTTAGAATTTGACTTAGTTATTTCTCGTGTTTTTGCTGAAACTAAAGATTTTAACTCTAAAAATACTCCTTTTTTTATGAATGTTAGAAAAGAGGGGATTACTTTATGAATAATGAACAAAAATATTTATTAATTAAGGCAGAAAGGAGCTTAAATGCAGCTAAAGAATTAAATAATAAAAATTATCCTGAGTTTGCGACTTCTCGATGCTACTATAGTATGTTTTATGTAGCAGAAGCTTTGTTATTAAATGAAAATTTATCTTATTCTAGTCATGCTGCGGTTATTTCTGCTTTAGGTAAATATTTGGTAAAAACTAATAAAATTCCGATTAAATATCATCGTTATCTCATTGATGCTCAGGATCAAAGAAATAGAGGTGATTATGATGTTAATCCAGATTTAACCAGGGAAGATGCTGATAAACTGATTGTCCAAGCAGAAGAAATGTTAAATTTTACTAATCAATATTTAGTTCAACAGACTTAGATTATGTTAATCTTTAAATAAAGGGCGTAGTTTACCACTGTAGGAGAACTCTATATGTACCATGAGAAATGATTACTACTAAGAGGATGTTTTAAAAGTGGTATTCCGTAATTTTTGTCACATTGCTACCCCCCTTTCCCCTTGTAAAGGGGGGAAAAAATAAAAATCCAGTTCCCTCCCCTTTACAAGGGGAGGGTTAGGGAGGGGTAAAAAATATTTGATACATCAACCATAACTTTTCAAACACCCTCTAACAAAAAAGGACTGTGATTATGATAACTGTAACACAAAATCAACTAAAAAAACTGTATGAAATTGATGATTATCTGTGGTTGGAAGAAACTATTAAGCTTCTAAAAACAAAAGATTTAGATAATTTAGATTTAGATAATTTAATTGAGGAGTTAGAAAGTTTGGGAAGAAATGATTTAAACAAAGTTAGAAGTTTATTAAGACAAATTATAATTCATATTTTACTGTTAGAATATTGGCAGGAAGAACATGATCGAAATTATCGGCATTGGCAGGGAGAACTAATCGCTTTTAGAGATGATTTAAACAATAGCTTAACTAATACATTAAAAAATAAGTTAGTTCAAGAATTAGCTCATATTTACAATGTTGCTGTGAAAGTTGTTGTTCAAAAAACAGGATTAGCATCAAATCTATTCCCTGATAATTGTCCCTATTCTTTGGAACAATTATTTGATGATAATTGGTATCCTCAAAAGTAACTGAAGTTGACAAATATTTTTTAGATAATTTTGCAGGAGGTGTAAAAATGGAAACTACAACTAAAAAACAAGCATTATTAAAAGCAATCTATGAACGGCTAGAACAAGTTTATGAAGGCACTTTAGAGGAAATATTAGAACTGTTAGATATTTGTGAAGGTGAAGATACAGAGGATATTGCGGATGCGATTGCTGAATTAAAAGATGCAGAAGTGAACGGTACAATATCTTGGGAACAGTACCAACAGGAATTAAAATCGTGAAGTATCAAATTGAATTTACCAAGGGTGCTGTAAAACAACTCAAAAAATTACCAACTGATATTAGAGAAAGAATTGGTTTAAGAATTCAAGAATTAGCAATTGAACCGCGTCCTGATCAATATAAATTTTATGGCAATTTCACAAGATGTAAAGTTAGGTAATAATGTCGTGATTCATCATCCTGAATTGGTTAATCTGTATGGATGTAAGATTGGCGATGATACTAAAATAGGTGCTTTCGTAGAAATACAAAAAGGTGTGATTGTGGGTAATCGCTGTAAAATTTCTTCCCACAGTTTTATTTGTGAAGGAGTGGAAATTGAGGATGAGGTTCTGATTGGTCATGGTGTTATGTTCATTAATGATCGTTATCCTAGAGCCACCAGCAACGGTAATTTGAAGACGGAAGCTGATTGGAATGTAACTCCAGTGAAAATTAAACGGGGAGCATCTATAGGTAGTGGAGCAGTGATTATGTGCGGAGTAACAATAGGTGAAGGGGCAATGATTGCTGCTGGAGCAGTAGTTACTAATAATATCCCTGAATACGCAATTGCTCTAGGTGTACCCGCTAAAGTAACAGGTGATGTGCGGAAGCGTGAGTCATGATAGGAATTGGTGTAGTTGGTTATGGCTATTGGGGTCCGAATCTGGTACGTAACTTTTATGAAATACCAGAATCCCAAGTAATTGCTGTTAGTGATTTCAGTTCAGATAGATTGGTAAAAGTCCAATCTCGTTACCCCACTATTGATGTGACGTTAAACTATCAAGACTTAATCAATGATGATCGTATAGAGGCGATCGCTATTGCTACTCCAGTTTCAGCCCATTTTGATATAGCTATTCAGGCTTTACAGGCTGGAAAGCACGTTTTAATAGAAAAACCCATAACCGCAAACTCCGAACAGGCATTACGATTAATTGCTGAAGCTGATAAACGTAATCTAGTTCTGATGGTGGATCATACTTTTGTTTATACGGGAGCAATTCGCAAAATACACGAGATCATAGAGAATAATACATTAGGTAATATTTATTATTATGACGCGGCGCGTGTAAACTTGGGATTATTTCAACATGATGTAAATGTAATCTGGGATTTAGCAGTACATGACTTATCCATTATGGATTATGTCTTGCCTTCCAAACCTTGTGCTGTATCTGCTACAGGTATAAGTCATGTCAGTGGAGAACCTGAAAATATAGCCTATATGACATTATTTTTTAATGAGCAATTAATTGCCCACTTACAAGTTAACTGGCTTGCTCCAGTCAAAGTGCGGCGTACACTCATTGGTGGTAGTCAAAAAATGATCGTCTATGATGATGTAGAACCTAGCGAAAAGGTAAAGTTATATGACAGAGGAATTACAGTCAATAACAATCAAGAGAATATGTATAAAATGCTGATTGGTTATCGGACTGGCGATATGTGGTGTCCAAAATTGGATCTGACAGAAGCTCTTAATAGAGTGGTATCACACTTTATTAATTGTATTAAAACAGGCGATCGCCCTTTAACTGATGGTAAAGCTGGGTTACGAGTGGTGAAAATTCTTGAAGCTGCTACTGAGTCTATGAAACACCAGGGTAAATTAGTGGAATTGAACTGGACAGAAGCAGAGGTAACACAATGATTCCATTTATAGATTTAAAAACTCAGTATGCTACTATCAAAGATGAAATTAACCAAGCTATTTCTGGAGTGCTGGAAACTACCCAATTTATATTAGGGGAAGAAGTAGAAGCTTTTGAAACTGAGTTTGCAACTTACTGTGATGCTAATTATGGTATTGGTGTAAATTCTGGGACAAGTGCTTTACACTTAGCCTTGTTAGCATTAGGCATTGGTGCTGGTGATGAAGTCATAACTGTGCCTTTTACCTTTGTGGCAACGGTGGCAGCTATCTGTTATACAGGAGCTAAACCAGTTTTTGTGGATATTGATCCTATTTCCTACACTATAGACGTTAACCAAATTGAATCTGCTATTACTGAAAATACTAAAGCCATACTTCCTGTTCATCTATATGGGCAACCTGCGGATATGGACTCTATTCTATCTATAGCTAAAAAGTATAATCTGAAAGTAATTGAAGATGCTGCTCAAGCTCATGGTGCTGAATATAAAGGCAAAAGGGTTGGTAGTATTGGTGATTTAGGTTGTTTTAGTTTCTATCCCGGCAAAAATTTAGGAGCTTATGGCGAAGCAGGAATTGTAACCACTAATAACCCTGAGTATGCCCATACTATTAGAAAGTTAAGGGATTGGGGACAAGAAAAGAAATATCATCATGATTTCAATGGTTATAATTACCGTATGGAAGGAATACAGGGGGCAGTGTTACGGGTGAAGTTACGTCACCTAGAAACTTGGACTGAAGCTAGGAGAAGTCACGCTCAAGTTTATAATCAATTATTAGCAAATTCTGGGTTAGAAACTCCTGTAGAAATGCCTTATAGTCGTCATGTTTATCATATATATGGGGTGCTATCAGCTAATAGGGATATTCTACAACAACAATTAATGGAAAAGGGGATTCAAACAGGGATTCATTATCCTATTCCTGTTCATTTACAGAAAGGTTATGCAGATTTAGGTTATAAACTAGGTGATTTTCCTTGTAGTGAATTAGCGGCCAATGAAGAATTATCTCTACCTATGTATGCAGAATTAACTGATTCAGCTATTACATATATTGCAGGAGCATTTTAATTTTTTTATGAGTGATAATTTAAAAACTAAAATTGTTAAAGCACAGCATGGATTGAAGCAAGTTCAAGAAGATCCTAATTTTGAAAAAGAATTAGCGCAACATTTACTGACTGCTTTCCAGCAAGAGCAATTAATTAATTTATATGACCGATTCATTATTCAAGATGGTCAATTTGATACTCTAATGAGAAGAGTATTATGGAAAGCTTTAACAAAAAAGATAGGTAATAATGTCGTTATTAGTAGTGAAGTTCGCTTTAAACATCCAGAGACATTTGAAATAGGTGATGGTGTTTTTATTGGCACTCAAACCTATATACAAGGTAGATTTGATGGTAGATGCTTAATTGGCAATCACGTTTGGATAGGTCCAGGTAGTTACTTTGATGCTCGCAATTTAATTATAGAAGACTATGTTGGTTGGGGACCGGGAGCAAAAGTATTAGGTTCAACCCATACGGGCATACCTACTGATATCCCAATCATTCAAACAGATTTAGAAATAAAACCAGTAAAAATTGCTATGGGTGCTGATATAGGAATGAATGCAGTTATTCTTCCAGGAGTAAATATTGGTCAAGGTAGTATAGTAGGTGCAGGAGCAGTAGTAACAAAAGATGTTCCTGCTATGGCGATTGTAGCTGGTGTACCTGCTAGATTTTTACGTTGGAGAAACGAATTATGAAAAAAGTTTTAATAACTGGTGGTGCAGGATTAGTTGGTTCTCATATTGCCGATCAATTAGTTAAACAAGGAGTTTTGGAAATAGTTATTCTCGATAACTTTGTTAGGGGTACTAAAGCTAATTTACAATGGGCGCTCGCTAATGGGAATGTCAAAATCATCAAAGGAGATATTAGAGATCAAACACTACTCAACGAAATCATGTCAGGTGTAGATGTTTTATTTCACCAAGCAGCGATTCGTATTACCCAATGTGCTGAAGAACCAAGATTAGCATTAGAGGTATTAGTTGATGGTACTTATAACGTTTTAGAAGCGGCAGTAAAAGCAAAAGTAAAAAAAGTGATAGCGGCTTCTTCCGCTTCTGTTTTGGGTATGGCCGAAGAATTTCCTACCACTGAATCCCATCACCCCTATAATAACCGTACCTTTTATGGTGCAGCTAAAACCTTCAATGAGGGAATGTTACGCACTTTTAATGAAATGTATAGCTTAGATTATATCGCGTTGCGCTATTTTAACGTTTATGGTGTGAGAATGGATATTTATGGGGTTTATACGGAAGTTTTAGTTAGGTGGATGGATCGTATTATCGAGGGAAAACCACCGCTGATTTTTGGTGATGGTTTACAAACTATGGATTTTGTTTCTGTGGAAGATATTGCCAAAGCCAATATTTTAGCTGCTCAAAGTAATGTTACTGATGAAGTTTTTAATATTGCTAGTGGGGTAGAAACTAGCTTGAACGATTTAGCTTTTAGCCTTTTAAAAGTAATGAAATCTGATCTAAAACCTGAATATACAGCCGAGAGAAAAGTTAATCCTGTACAAAAAAGATTAGCTGATACCAGCAAAGCTGAAAAGTTACTAGGGTTTAAAGCAGAGGTTTCCTTAGAAGAGGGTTTAAGCCGTTTAGTTGATTGGTGGAAAACAACCAAGAATATTGTATAACCTATCTTAATAGTAGTTGGTGTTTAAACTCAGCTTTTTCAATCAAGGATAATTTAACTTACCTTATTCTTATGGACACAATAATTGAGTATGAATGAACCCTTATCTTTCATCCCCATTGCTAAACCTTTTCTGGGTGAGGAAGAAGCCCAAGCTGCAAGTCAAGCCATTTTATCAGGCTGGGTGACACAGGGTCCCCAAGTCAAAGCTTTTGAAGAAGAATTTGCTGACTATGTGGGAGCAAAATATGCTTGTGCCGTCTCTAGTTGTACCACCGCTTTACATTTGGCTTTATTAGCCGTAGGTGTTCAACCTGATGATGAAGTAATTACCGTATCCCATTCTTATATTGCAACAGCTAATAGTATTCGCTACTGTAGTGCTATTCCGGTATTTGTAGATATTGAAACCGAAACCTATAATATTAATCCTGATTTAATTGAGTCTGTCATCAGCGATCGCACTAAGGCAATTTTAGTAGTGCATCAAATGGGAATGCCTTGCAATTTAAAAAAAATTTTAGAGATTGCAAAAAAACATTCCTTACCAGTTATTGAAGATGCTGCCTGTGCGATCGGTAGTGAGATATTATGGGAGGAAGAATGGGAAAAAATTGGTAAACCTCATGGAGATATTGCCTGTTTTTCCTTTCATCCCAGAAAAGTAATTACCACTGGTGATGGAGGAATGCTAACCACTTCTAATCCAGAATGGGATGAAAAATTCAGGCTATGGCGACAACATGGCATGAGTGTACCAGATACCGTGCGTCATGGATCAAAACAAGTCATTTTTGAAACCTATCCCGTTTTAGGCTATAACTACAGAATGACTGATATTCAGGCGGCAGTCGGACGGGAACAATTGAAGAAATTACCTCAAATAATCTCGAAAAGACGACAATTAGCAGAAAAATATCAGGAATTATTAGCTAATGTTTCTGGAATAGAAATTCCAACAGAACCAGCCTGGGCAAAAAGTAATTGGCAAAGCTATTGTATTAAATTAGCTGACCATATTAATCAAGTGGAGGTAATGCAAAAATTATTAGATCAAGGAATTGCTACTCGAAGGGGGATAATGTGCGCCCATAGGGAAGAAGCTTATCAAAAGGAACACTGGAGTTGTGGCATTGATAAAAAAGATTGTGCTTGTCAGTTAAATACTTGTCCAAAATTGTTACAGAGTGAGAAAAATCAAAACCAAGGATTAATAATACCATTATTTGTTCAATTAGAAATTTTTGAACAAGTTAAAATTGTTGATATCTTATATAATACTTTAGATGCTTAAATAACATGAAAATTGATTTAGTTTATCCTTCTCGAAAAATATTCCATGACACTTGGAATACTGGAAAAGGTTGGGTAGA
The DNA window shown above is from Anabaena sp. WA102 and carries:
- a CDS encoding nucleotidyltransferase domain-containing protein, giving the protein MESLIINKILERVKGFLQKTYQENLDKVILFGSRARGDHHSDSDVDILIVLKEPFNYSQEIEKTSIFLSELSLEFDLVISRVFAETKDFNSKNTPFFMNVRKEGITL
- a CDS encoding HEPN domain-containing protein encodes the protein MNNEQKYLLIKAERSLNAAKELNNKNYPEFATSRCYYSMFYVAEALLLNENLSYSSHAAVISALGKYLVKTNKIPIKYHRYLIDAQDQRNRGDYDVNPDLTREDADKLIVQAEEMLNFTNQYLVQQT
- a CDS encoding DUF29 domain-containing protein encodes the protein MITVTQNQLKKLYEIDDYLWLEETIKLLKTKDLDNLDLDNLIEELESLGRNDLNKVRSLLRQIIIHILLLEYWQEEHDRNYRHWQGELIAFRDDLNNSLTNTLKNKLVQELAHIYNVAVKVVVQKTGLASNLFPDNCPYSLEQLFDDNWYPQK
- a CDS encoding type II toxin-antitoxin system RelE family toxin, with product MKYQIEFTKGAVKQLKKLPTDIRERIGLRIQELAIEPRPDQYKFYGNFTRCKVR
- a CDS encoding acyltransferase, with translation MAISQDVKLGNNVVIHHPELVNLYGCKIGDDTKIGAFVEIQKGVIVGNRCKISSHSFICEGVEIEDEVLIGHGVMFINDRYPRATSNGNLKTEADWNVTPVKIKRGASIGSGAVIMCGVTIGEGAMIAAGAVVTNNIPEYAIALGVPAKVTGDVRKRES
- a CDS encoding Gfo/Idh/MocA family protein; protein product: MIGIGVVGYGYWGPNLVRNFYEIPESQVIAVSDFSSDRLVKVQSRYPTIDVTLNYQDLINDDRIEAIAIATPVSAHFDIAIQALQAGKHVLIEKPITANSEQALRLIAEADKRNLVLMVDHTFVYTGAIRKIHEIIENNTLGNIYYYDAARVNLGLFQHDVNVIWDLAVHDLSIMDYVLPSKPCAVSATGISHVSGEPENIAYMTLFFNEQLIAHLQVNWLAPVKVRRTLIGGSQKMIVYDDVEPSEKVKLYDRGITVNNNQENMYKMLIGYRTGDMWCPKLDLTEALNRVVSHFINCIKTGDRPLTDGKAGLRVVKILEAATESMKHQGKLVELNWTEAEVTQ
- a CDS encoding DegT/DnrJ/EryC1/StrS family aminotransferase, with translation MIPFIDLKTQYATIKDEINQAISGVLETTQFILGEEVEAFETEFATYCDANYGIGVNSGTSALHLALLALGIGAGDEVITVPFTFVATVAAICYTGAKPVFVDIDPISYTIDVNQIESAITENTKAILPVHLYGQPADMDSILSIAKKYNLKVIEDAAQAHGAEYKGKRVGSIGDLGCFSFYPGKNLGAYGEAGIVTTNNPEYAHTIRKLRDWGQEKKYHHDFNGYNYRMEGIQGAVLRVKLRHLETWTEARRSHAQVYNQLLANSGLETPVEMPYSRHVYHIYGVLSANRDILQQQLMEKGIQTGIHYPIPVHLQKGYADLGYKLGDFPCSELAANEELSLPMYAELTDSAITYIAGAF
- a CDS encoding acyltransferase produces the protein MSDNLKTKIVKAQHGLKQVQEDPNFEKELAQHLLTAFQQEQLINLYDRFIIQDGQFDTLMRRVLWKALTKKIGNNVVISSEVRFKHPETFEIGDGVFIGTQTYIQGRFDGRCLIGNHVWIGPGSYFDARNLIIEDYVGWGPGAKVLGSTHTGIPTDIPIIQTDLEIKPVKIAMGADIGMNAVILPGVNIGQGSIVGAGAVVTKDVPAMAIVAGVPARFLRWRNEL
- a CDS encoding SDR family NAD(P)-dependent oxidoreductase, with protein sequence MKKVLITGGAGLVGSHIADQLVKQGVLEIVILDNFVRGTKANLQWALANGNVKIIKGDIRDQTLLNEIMSGVDVLFHQAAIRITQCAEEPRLALEVLVDGTYNVLEAAVKAKVKKVIAASSASVLGMAEEFPTTESHHPYNNRTFYGAAKTFNEGMLRTFNEMYSLDYIALRYFNVYGVRMDIYGVYTEVLVRWMDRIIEGKPPLIFGDGLQTMDFVSVEDIAKANILAAQSNVTDEVFNIASGVETSLNDLAFSLLKVMKSDLKPEYTAERKVNPVQKRLADTSKAEKLLGFKAEVSLEEGLSRLVDWWKTTKNIV
- a CDS encoding DegT/DnrJ/EryC1/StrS family aminotransferase, with the translated sequence MNEPLSFIPIAKPFLGEEEAQAASQAILSGWVTQGPQVKAFEEEFADYVGAKYACAVSSCTTALHLALLAVGVQPDDEVITVSHSYIATANSIRYCSAIPVFVDIETETYNINPDLIESVISDRTKAILVVHQMGMPCNLKKILEIAKKHSLPVIEDAACAIGSEILWEEEWEKIGKPHGDIACFSFHPRKVITTGDGGMLTTSNPEWDEKFRLWRQHGMSVPDTVRHGSKQVIFETYPVLGYNYRMTDIQAAVGREQLKKLPQIISKRRQLAEKYQELLANVSGIEIPTEPAWAKSNWQSYCIKLADHINQVEVMQKLLDQGIATRRGIMCAHREEAYQKEHWSCGIDKKDCACQLNTCPKLLQSEKNQNQGLIIPLFVQLEIFEQVKIVDILYNTLDA